A segment of the Candidatus Rokuibacteriota bacterium genome:
GGCCGGCCCGGGCGTGACCGACGCGGTGACCGGTGTTGCCAACGCCCACGCGGCGCGGAGCCCGCTCCTCCTGATCGGCGGCGCCGCGCCTCTCGGCCTCAAGGGGATGGGCGCCCTCCAGGAGATGGAGCAGGTGGAGCTGCTCAGGCCGATCACGAAGGGATCCTGGACGGTGGCTGACACCCGCAGGATTCCCGAGGTTCTGACCACCGCGATGCGCGCCGCGCTCACCGGCCGCCCGGGGCCGGTCTTCGTCGAGATCCCCGTGGACCTGCTCCTGGAGCGGACCGAGGACCGCCTCGCACCGATCCCCTCGGGGTATGTCCACCGGACGCGCCAGGCAGCCGACCCCGATGCGGTCGTTCAGCTCGCCCACCTCCTCTCGCGCGCCGAGCGTCCGGTCGTGCTGGCGGGGAGCGGGGTCTACTGGGACGATGCCGTAAAAGCGCTCGCAGCGTTCGCCGAGTCGTCGGGAGTTCCGGTATTCACGAACGGCGCGGGGCGCGGCTGCCTGCCTCACGATCACCCGCTGGCCTTCTCTCAGGCCCGCGGATTCGCCCTCGGCACGGCCGACTTGGTCCTCGTTCTCGGCGCGCCGCTGGACTTCCGCCTCGGCTACGGCCGCCCGCCGACCTTCGCCGAGGACGCCGGCGTCGTGATGGTGGACTCGGATCCTGCTGAGCTGGGCCGGAACCGTGCGCTGGCGCTCGGGCTGACCGGACACCTCGGGCTGATCCTGGAGCAGCTCGCCGACACGCTTCCCGCCGCCCTCCCCGCCCGCTTCGAGGAGTGGCAGCGGAGAGTGCGCCAGAAGGAGCGGGAGGGGCGGGAGAAGCTTCTCGCCGAGGCGCGCTCCGACCAGGTGCCGATCAGCCACTACCGCCTGGCCCATGAGATTGCTCAGGTAGTGGACGCGGGCACGCTCGTCGTCGCCGACGGAGGGGACGTCGTCGGCTGTGCCTCCAAGTTCGTCCCGCTCCAGCGCGCGGGCCAGTGGCTTGATCCCGGCCCGTTCGGCTGTCTGGGTGTCGGGCCGCCCTTCGCCATCGCTGCGAAGCTTCTGCATCCTGAACAGAAGGTGCTCCTGATCGCGGGCGACGGGGCCTTCGGCCTGAACGGCATCGAGCTGGAGACGGCGGTGCGCTTCAACCTGCCGCTCACCTGCATTATCGGCAACGACGGCGGGTGGGGGCAGATCAGGAATCCCCAGGTCTCGTTCTGGGGCGAGGCTCGGACGGTTGCTACCTCGCTTCCCTTCAGCCGCTACGACCGGATGGTGGAGTCCTTGGGCGGCCGTGGGGTTCGCATCACCGACCCGAGAGAGATCCCCCCGGCTCTCGAGCGCGCGCTCGGATCTGACGAGGTCTGGTGCCTCAACGTGATCCTGGATCCGGCCGCGTACCGTCGGACCGGCCAGGTCTCGATGGCGATCTGAAGCTCGGAGGGGTGCGCACCCGATCATCGCAAGGGGCCTCGGGGCCCCCTTCGCACCATCCCCTGACCCGGCGCGGGAGACCGGTCGGCCTGTGCTAGAATCATCTGGAAATTTCAACTGATAGGGGGCGTGGATCGTGCCGATTTACGAGTACCACTGCGCGGGTTGCCGTCGGCGGGTGAGCCTGCTGATCCTCGCGCCGTCCTCGGCGCCCTCACCCCGCTGTCCCCGGTGCGGGAGCGAGGCCCTCACCCGGCTCATGTCCCGCTTCGCCACCCTCAAGTCGGAAGAGGACCGGCTCGAGTCGCTAGCCGATCCGAGCAAGCTCGGCGACTTCGACGAGGACGACCCGAAGAGCATGGCGCGCTTCATGAAGAAGATGGGCCAGGAGATGGGCGATGACCTCGGCGAGGACTTCGACGAGGCCGTCGACGAGGCGATGGAGGAGGCCAGCGCGGGCGGGGAGGGCGCGGAGGGCGGCGGGGACGATGACATTTGAGCCCGGGACGCGGAGCGCGCGGTGAAACTGGACATCCTCGACCGGTTCGAGCGCGTGGGCGAAGCAGCGTGGAGCGATCTGGAAGCCCGCTCGCTCCACCCTGTTCCGTTCCTGAGCTGGTCGTGGCAGACCCTCTGGTGGGAGGCTTTCGGCGACGGGCGGCCGCTCAAGATCCTCCGAGTCGCCGACTCGGACGGCCAGCCCGTGGGCCTGCTGCCCCTCTACGAGAAGGTGCCGGGGATCTGGCAGCTCGTCGGGGGAGTCGACATCTCGGACTACCTGGATGTCATCGCCGTCCGCGACAGAGAGGAGGAAGTCTGGGTGGAGCTCCTGCAGCACCGGGCCGCCGAGCCCGAGGTCTGGGACCTCCACTGTGTGCGGGCAGCGTCGCCCACGGTCTCGCTCCTCCCCGCGCTGGCGCCGGCTTTCGGCCTGTCCACGGTCGTGCAGCGTGAGGAGCGATGCCCCGTGGTCAGGCTCCCCGACTCGTGGGACGGCTACCTGGGGCGGCTCTCGGGAAAGGACCGGCACGAGCTGCGGCGGAAGCTCCGCCGACTCGAGCGCGAGTGGCCGGGGGCGCGGGTGCGCTCCCACACGGCCGCCGCAGGGCTCGACGCAGCGATGGATGCTTTCCTCACCCTCCACCGGAAGTCGAAAGCCGGCAAGGCCCGCTTCATGGACACGCGCATGGAGGGATTCTTCCGGCGGGTCGCCATGGCCCTGGCGGCGCGAGGCTCGCTCAGGCTCTGGTTCCTCGAGCGTGACGGTGCGGCCGTCGCGACCTACTTCTGCCTGGAGTTCGCCGGGAGCGTGGCCATCTACAACTCCGGCTTCGATCCGGTCCACGCGGCGCTCTCCCCCGGCACCGTCCTCCTCGCTCACGTGCTCAGGGATGCGATCGAGCGCCGGGTGACCCGCTTCGACTTCCTGCGCGGCGACGAGCCGTACAAGTACGCCTTCGGCGGCGTCGCGGAAGACCTCTTCAACGTGGTGATCGCGCGGTGATGTTGCGCGTGGCGGTGCTCTCGGTCCATACCTGCCCCCTGGCGGCGCTCGGGGGCAAAGAGACCGGGGGGATGAACGTCTACGTCCGCGAGGTCTCCCGCGAGCTCGGGCGCATGGGGGTCCACGTGGACGTCTTCACCCGCTCCCAGAATTCCCGGATCCCCCGCGTCGTGCCCCTCGGCGCCAACTGCCGGGTGATCCACCTGGCCGCCGGGCCCGAGGCTCCGATGCCGCGCGAGGCGGTGCATCGGCACGTGCCTGAGTTCGTGGAGAATGTCGAGGCGTTCGGGACGAGCGAGGGTCTCGCCTACGACCTGCTCCACGGCCACTACTGGCTCTCCGGGGTCGCGGGCCTCGAGCTGAAGGCCCGGTGGGGCGTGCCGCTGGTCCAGATGTTCCACACGCTCGGGCGGCTCAAGAACCGCGTCGCGCGCTTACCGGCCGAGATCGAGCCCGACCTCAGGATCGAGGAGGAGGCGCGGATCGTCGGGGGCGCGGACCGGATCGTCGCCGCCAACGCCGTGGAGCGCGCGCATTTGGTGTGGTATTACGGCGCGCCCAGCGACAGGATCTCCGTCATCCCGTGCGGGGTGGACACGGACCTCTTCCGGGCGCTCGACAGCGACGCGGCGAAGGCGGCCCTCGCGCTCGGCGCCGAGCGCCACCTCCTCTACGTGGGCCGGCTCACCCCGATCAAGGGGCTCGAGACCCTGCTGGAGGCGATGCGCCGCCTCCGCCAGGAGGCGCGCTACCGGGACCTCCGGCTCCTGGTGGTGGGGGGCGACCTGGACGAGCCCGACAACGGTCACGCGGCCTTCCTGATGGAGCGCGTGGCCGCGCTGGGGCTCGATGCCGCCGTGAGCTTCGTCGGCGCGCAGCCCCAGGAGCGCCTCAGGCTCTACTACGTGGCGGCCGCGATGACGATCATGCCGTCCTACTACGAGTCCTTTGGCATGGTCGCCCTCGAGGCGATGGCCTGCGGACGCCCCGTCATCGCGTCGCGGGTCGGCGGGCTGATGCTGACGGTCGTGGACGGCGTCACCGGCCTCCTGATGCCCGAGGGCGATCCTCGGGCGCTCGCCGATCGGGTGGCGCGGCTGCTCG
Coding sequences within it:
- a CDS encoding glycosyltransferase, which codes for MLRVAVLSVHTCPLAALGGKETGGMNVYVREVSRELGRMGVHVDVFTRSQNSRIPRVVPLGANCRVIHLAAGPEAPMPREAVHRHVPEFVENVEAFGTSEGLAYDLLHGHYWLSGVAGLELKARWGVPLVQMFHTLGRLKNRVARLPAEIEPDLRIEEEARIVGGADRIVAANAVERAHLVWYYGAPSDRISVIPCGVDTDLFRALDSDAAKAALALGAERHLLYVGRLTPIKGLETLLEAMRRLRQEARYRDLRLLVVGGDLDEPDNGHAAFLMERVAALGLDAAVSFVGAQPQERLRLYYVAAAMTIMPSYYESFGMVALEAMACGRPVIASRVGGLMLTVVDGVTGLLMPEGDPRALADRVARLLDDDGLRWRLGWQASRLATRYRWPCVAEAVCRLYAEERPLARQHLALARCY
- a CDS encoding GNAT family N-acetyltransferase, with the protein product MKLDILDRFERVGEAAWSDLEARSLHPVPFLSWSWQTLWWEAFGDGRPLKILRVADSDGQPVGLLPLYEKVPGIWQLVGGVDISDYLDVIAVRDREEEVWVELLQHRAAEPEVWDLHCVRAASPTVSLLPALAPAFGLSTVVQREERCPVVRLPDSWDGYLGRLSGKDRHELRRKLRRLEREWPGARVRSHTAAAGLDAAMDAFLTLHRKSKAGKARFMDTRMEGFFRRVAMALAARGSLRLWFLERDGAAVATYFCLEFAGSVAIYNSGFDPVHAALSPGTVLLAHVLRDAIERRVTRFDFLRGDEPYKYAFGGVAEDLFNVVIAR
- a CDS encoding acetolactate synthase — translated: MAELTGGELVAKVLKQAGVGHLFTLCGGHILPIYDGCLTEGIQLVDVRHEQAAAHAADAYARLTRNVGVALVTAGPGVTDAVTGVANAHAARSPLLLIGGAAPLGLKGMGALQEMEQVELLRPITKGSWTVADTRRIPEVLTTAMRAALTGRPGPVFVEIPVDLLLERTEDRLAPIPSGYVHRTRQAADPDAVVQLAHLLSRAERPVVLAGSGVYWDDAVKALAAFAESSGVPVFTNGAGRGCLPHDHPLAFSQARGFALGTADLVLVLGAPLDFRLGYGRPPTFAEDAGVVMVDSDPAELGRNRALALGLTGHLGLILEQLADTLPAALPARFEEWQRRVRQKEREGREKLLAEARSDQVPISHYRLAHEIAQVVDAGTLVVADGGDVVGCASKFVPLQRAGQWLDPGPFGCLGVGPPFAIAAKLLHPEQKVLLIAGDGAFGLNGIELETAVRFNLPLTCIIGNDGGWGQIRNPQVSFWGEARTVATSLPFSRYDRMVESLGGRGVRITDPREIPPALERALGSDEVWCLNVILDPAAYRRTGQVSMAI
- a CDS encoding zinc ribbon domain-containing protein, whose protein sequence is MPIYEYHCAGCRRRVSLLILAPSSAPSPRCPRCGSEALTRLMSRFATLKSEEDRLESLADPSKLGDFDEDDPKSMARFMKKMGQEMGDDLGEDFDEAVDEAMEEASAGGEGAEGGGDDDI